A genomic stretch from Candidatus Aegiribacteria sp. includes:
- a CDS encoding CDP-alcohol phosphatidyltransferase family protein: MKGPLFNVPNLVSLSRIPLVFAACLFLVQRSLIPLVVVIFLGVFSDFLDGIIARKTDSVSDWGKILDPLSDKIAIGAFIITMAVIKAVPLWFVVVFLTRDVLIAAGGILVTKRLGSPPSSNIWGKLSTLIVSIYLTSTAVCYILDSTLWPSHLILAGLDPIGLLSLGFVLLSLFVYFSESAKMLRNS; the protein is encoded by the coding sequence GTGAAGGGTCCTCTTTTCAACGTTCCCAATCTTGTAAGCCTGAGCAGAATACCCTTAGTATTTGCCGCTTGCCTGTTCCTGGTGCAGAGAAGTTTAATACCTTTAGTGGTCGTGATATTTCTGGGTGTTTTTTCGGACTTTCTTGATGGAATAATAGCAAGAAAAACCGATTCTGTAAGTGACTGGGGAAAGATACTCGATCCCCTTTCTGACAAGATAGCCATCGGAGCATTCATAATTACAATGGCCGTCATTAAGGCTGTCCCACTCTGGTTCGTTGTAGTGTTTCTGACAAGAGACGTTCTGATAGCAGCAGGTGGAATTCTTGTTACGAAACGACTGGGTTCACCTCCGTCTTCGAATATTTGGGGAAAACTGTCAACACTTATCGTATCGATTTACCTTACATCTACCGCTGTTTGCTACATACTGGACAGCACTCTATGGCCCTCACACCTGATTCTCGCCGGCCTTGATCCAATCGGCCTTTTATCACTCGGGTTTGTATTGCTGAGTCTTTTTGTCTATTTTTCTGAATCCGCAAAAATGCTCCGGAATTCATGA